The genomic stretch CGCCCGGCGAGCGCGCCGCCCTCGCGCAGCCGCGGGTCGGCGTCGGCGACGACCTTCGGCAGGTCGAAGAGGGTGCCGCGCAGCGCCGGGTACTTCTCCAGCAGGGTGGCGAGCACCATGCCCTGGCCCCCGGCGATGTCCACCATGGCACCGACGCCGTCCAGGTCGAGCACCTCGGCGATGGCCTTCGCCGACAGCACGCTGGACTGGGTCATGGCCTTGTCGAACACCTCGGCCGACTCGCGGGCCTCGGCGGTGTGCAGCCAGTCGAAGAACTCGGTGCCGTACAGGCCGGTGAACTCCTCCCGCCCGGTGCGCACGGCGTCCGCCAGGTGCGGCCACAGGGCCCAGGTCCACGGCTCGGTCGCCCACAGCGCCGAGTAGCGCAGGCCGCGCGGGGCGTCCTCGCGCAGCAGCCGGGAGGCGTCGGTGTGCTCGAAGCGGCCGTCCGGGAGTTCGGTGAAGACGCCGTACGAGGCCAGGGCGCGCAGCAGGCGCTCCAGGGCGCCCGCGTCGGCCCGTACCGCCTTCGCGAGGGTGCCGGCGTCCGCGGGTTCGTCCCCGAGGGCGTCCGCGACGCCCAGGCTCGCCGCGGCGCGGACGGCGGCGGCGCAGGCGGCGCTCAGCGCGAGTTCGCGCAGCCGCATGACGGCGGGGGGAAGCGCCGTGGGAGAGGTGCTGGTCACGGTGGACTGCCTTTCTGTGGCTGTGGGTGGGGTCGGCGCGGCGGTGTGCCGTCAGCCGGCCGCGGTGACCGGGACGAACGGGGCCGGGTCGGCGCTCGCGAGCTTCTGCACCTCGCGTACGGCCTGCTGGAACGTCTCGGTGCGCACCGCGCGGCCGTGCGACTCGGCGTCGTCCCACTCGGCGATCTCGACGTAGACCTGCGGGTCCTTGGCGGAGCGGAGCAGGCGGTGCGAGTGGAAGCCGGGCTGCCGCGCCATGTGGGCGGTGATCTCGCCGACCCGCTTCTCGAACTCGGCGGCGTCGCCCCGGACCGTGAACCGGTTGATGAAGGTGAACATGGTGGAGGTGCCCTTCGT from Streptomyces albofaciens JCM 4342 encodes the following:
- a CDS encoding methyltransferase: MTSTSPTALPPAVMRLRELALSAACAAAVRAAASLGVADALGDEPADAGTLAKAVRADAGALERLLRALASYGVFTELPDGRFEHTDASRLLREDAPRGLRYSALWATEPWTWALWPHLADAVRTGREEFTGLYGTEFFDWLHTAEARESAEVFDKAMTQSSVLSAKAIAEVLDLDGVGAMVDIAGGQGMVLATLLEKYPALRGTLFDLPKVVADADPRLREGGALAGRARLVAGDCRQSVPEGADLYLLKNILEWDDESTVRTLRNVAKAAPAGARVVVVENLVDGSPETRFTTAMDLMLLLNVGGKKHTKAGLSALVEQAGLQLEEVRPVNSYLHMFVSRVPA